A portion of the Lolium rigidum isolate FL_2022 chromosome 1, APGP_CSIRO_Lrig_0.1, whole genome shotgun sequence genome contains these proteins:
- the LOC124684070 gene encoding gamma-glutamylcyclotransferase 2-2-like translates to MVLWVFGYGSLIWNPGFDFDEKILGFITGYKRTFNLACIDHRGTPKDPARTCTLESEEGAICWGIAYCVNGGPEKEREAMQYLERRECEYDQKISVDFYKDGNSLEPAVTGVLVFVSTPDPVGNKYYLGPAPLEDMAMQIATASGPNGNNRDYLFSMEKALSNISHEDDSIIELADEVRKVLSRLNEKKITGPDIPLKSQTPLVHLSPLLEGTVVDSRY, encoded by the exons ATGGTGCTATGGGTCTTCGGGTACGGCTCCCTCATCTGGAACCCGGGCTTCGATTTCGACGAGAAGATACTGGGATTCATCACGGGCTACAAGCGGACGTTCAATCTCG CTTGCATTGACCACAGAGGCACGCCAAAGGACCCAGCCAGGACCTGCACGCTTGAATCCGAAGAGGGGGCCATATGC TGGGGAATTGCATATTGTGTCAATGGTGGTCCAGAAAAAGAACGAGAAGCAATGCAG TACTTGGAGAGAAGAGAATGTGAGTATGACCAGAAGATCTCTGTGGATTTCTACAAG GATGGAAATTCTCTGGAACCAGCTGTGACGGGTGTATTAGT TTTCGTATCCACTCCTGATCCAGTTGGCAACAAATACTATCTTGGCCCTGCTCCGTTGGAGGATATGGCAAT GCAAATTGCTACAGCTAGTGGCCCTAATGGAAATAATAGGGACTACTTGTTCTCAATGGAGAAGGCACTGTCCAACATAA GCCATGAAGATGATTCCATCATTGAGCTTGCTGATGAGGTGAGGAAGGTGCTGAGCAGGTTGAATGAGAAGAAGATTACCGGCCCTGACATACCACTTAAATCTCAAACTCCTCTTGTGCACTTGTCACCACTTCTTGAAGGCACTGTAGTGGATTCGAGATACTAA
- the LOC124660996 gene encoding uncharacterized protein LOC124660996 encodes MKPTLHPVGTPKFNLKKAALGVRKTPPTNKKRKSPKATKARAQWNLGLEKSLIDILHEHNNDYYRAQNGWSGDTWNRMTQLFQERNPQVNFVKSQLQDKEKELKREYKMLKEARMQSGAGWDEKTCMIVAEKALWDNLEISFPRIGKFKRNGFPMYDSLGDLYDG; translated from the exons ATGAAGCCGACTTTGCATCCAGTGGGCACACCCAAGTTCAACTTGAAAAAAGCTGCTCTTGGTGTGAGAAAAACTCCACCGAccaataagaaaaggaaatctccaAAAG CAACGAAAGCAAGAGCCCAATGGAATTTGGGGCTTGAGAAATCTCTGATCGATATACTTCATGAGCATAATAATGACTATTACAGAGCACAAAATGGATGGAGTGGGGACACTTGGAATCGAATGACGCAATTATTCCAGGAACGTAATCCGCAGGTGAACTTCGTCAAATCCCAGCTACAAGATAAAGAAAAAGAACTCAAGAGAGAATACAAGATGCTCAAGGAAGCTCGGATGCAAAGTGGCGCTGGTTGGGATGAGAAGACCTGCATGATAGTTGCTGAGAAGGCTTTGTGGGATAATCTAGAAATC TCCTTTCCAAGAATTGGGAAATTCAAGAGAAATGGCTTTCCTATGTATGATTCTCTTGGAGATCTATATGATGGTTAG